Proteins encoded together in one Amphritea japonica ATCC BAA-1530 window:
- a CDS encoding DUF2892 domain-containing protein, producing the protein MSLNAALRLLAGSVILLSLALGTYMHPAWYYLTGFVGLNLLQSGFTKWCPAITAFRMLKLTEQSCDTGMSIHQGVRIIAGTGVLLTVAAFMFFAAPQWILYLTAAFGASLLQSAFTGWCPAFTIAGLIGFKKAA; encoded by the coding sequence ATGTCTCTTAATGCCGCACTTCGTCTTCTGGCAGGAAGCGTAATTCTGTTAAGCCTAGCTTTAGGTACTTATATGCACCCTGCCTGGTACTACCTAACCGGGTTCGTCGGTCTTAACCTTTTACAGTCTGGATTCACTAAATGGTGCCCGGCCATCACCGCCTTTCGTATGCTGAAGTTAACAGAGCAAAGCTGCGACACAGGCATGAGCATTCATCAGGGTGTTCGCATTATCGCAGGCACTGGTGTTCTCCTGACAGTAGCAGCGTTTATGTTCTTTGCTGCCCCCCAGTGGATTCTCTATCTAACAGCGGCATTTGGTGCCAGTCTGCTTCAATCTGCATTTACTGGATGGTGCCCTGCCTTCACCATCGCCGGACTTATCGGCTTCAAAAAAGCAGCTTAA
- a CDS encoding GGDEF domain-containing protein codes for MLLYNLQKILKLMLPGFILLSLSPFIHSQLNNLTFGQQQLLGYIPPLLALLSLTLCISFNQSRLLLSTLNLTGLFLLIQDQLQSSLNQPGNFVLFSLVSLLFPVLQLFIAFIPERGLSLRWILRYTPVVLSGYAILWLAAQSNALAHWLTSLPMGLIQMFADPYLLSQWTTFAFSLSILLSLLILWFRGTLADACLVLVTLAVAVMLALFSESNISALSSSLSLILILFTVLFNSYSMAFIDELTGLPGRRALENTLNSAGRHYTLAMVDIDHFKKFNDTYGHDVGDQVLRMVASQMRQAARGATVYRYGGEEFTIVFKRMDEVKAIEIAEKVRTSVAEYPMQIRDQNRPGDEKQGRKQRGRKNKDDGTAQVTISIGLCQKMNDHKDSQSVIKQADEALYLAKQQGRNRSVACHIAQPRKRRTVAAT; via the coding sequence GTGCTGCTTTACAATCTGCAGAAAATTCTTAAGCTGATGTTGCCTGGCTTCATTCTGCTGTCACTGTCGCCCTTCATTCACAGTCAGCTTAACAACCTTACTTTTGGACAACAGCAACTACTGGGCTATATTCCCCCATTACTTGCCTTACTCTCATTAACGCTCTGCATCAGCTTTAACCAGAGTCGACTGCTACTCTCGACACTCAATCTAACTGGATTATTCTTACTGATACAAGATCAGTTGCAAAGCAGCCTGAACCAGCCAGGAAACTTCGTATTATTCAGTTTGGTCAGTCTTCTTTTTCCAGTGCTTCAGCTATTTATTGCCTTCATACCGGAACGAGGCTTGAGCCTTCGCTGGATTCTCAGATACACCCCGGTGGTACTCAGCGGGTATGCCATACTGTGGCTTGCAGCTCAGAGCAACGCACTCGCTCATTGGCTTACATCTTTGCCAATGGGATTAATTCAGATGTTTGCCGACCCTTATTTACTTAGCCAATGGACAACCTTCGCCTTCAGTTTATCTATCCTGTTGAGCCTACTCATTCTTTGGTTTCGAGGCACTCTGGCCGATGCTTGCCTGGTATTAGTAACGCTTGCGGTTGCCGTTATGCTGGCCTTATTCAGTGAGTCCAATATTTCAGCCTTGAGCAGCAGTCTGTCACTGATACTGATACTTTTTACCGTTCTATTTAACTCCTACAGTATGGCGTTTATCGATGAGCTTACCGGCTTGCCTGGGCGACGGGCGCTGGAAAACACACTCAATAGCGCTGGCCGTCATTACACCCTCGCGATGGTAGATATCGATCATTTTAAAAAATTCAATGATACGTACGGTCATGATGTAGGAGATCAGGTATTAAGAATGGTTGCCAGTCAGATGCGTCAGGCTGCCCGCGGAGCCACTGTTTATCGCTACGGAGGCGAAGAGTTCACTATCGTGTTCAAACGAATGGATGAAGTCAAAGCGATTGAAATTGCAGAGAAAGTAAGAACCAGCGTTGCTGAATACCCTATGCAGATTCGCGATCAAAACCGGCCTGGCGATGAAAAACAGGGGCGTAAGCAGCGAGGCCGAAAAAATAAAGATGATGGCACCGCTCAGGTCACTATCAGTATCGGTCTGTGCCAAAAAATGAATGACCACAAAGATAGCCAGTCTGTTATTAAACAAGCCGACGAAGCGCTCTATCTTGCCAAACAACAAGGTCGAAACCGTTCAGTGGCCTGTCACATAGCTCAACCCCGTAAACGTAGAACTGTCGCGGCAACATGA
- the xthA gene encoding exodeoxyribonuclease III, with amino-acid sequence MKLISFNTNGLRARPHQIKALIEKHQPDVIGIQETKVQDSEFPIDMITELGYHVEYHGQKGHYGVCLISKQPPLTLEKGFPGDDDDAQKRMIIGEYEIEGTRVKVLNGYFPQGENIAHETKYPAKRKYYLDLQAYLEDQCDPDQPLVVMGDLNISPEDIDIGIGEPNRKRWLKTGKASFQPEEREWLARLLSWGLQDTYRKINPDSDDRFSWFDYRSRGFEAEPKRGLRIDAVLATQSLFDRCSDADIDYEIRGMEKPSDHAPIWAHFD; translated from the coding sequence ATGAAACTTATCTCATTTAATACCAACGGTCTGCGCGCCCGGCCACATCAGATAAAAGCGTTAATCGAAAAGCACCAACCCGATGTCATCGGTATTCAGGAAACTAAAGTTCAGGATTCAGAGTTTCCGATCGATATGATCACAGAGCTTGGCTATCACGTTGAATATCACGGTCAGAAAGGGCATTACGGTGTTTGTCTGATTTCTAAACAGCCTCCACTTACTTTAGAGAAAGGTTTTCCCGGTGATGATGACGACGCCCAGAAACGGATGATCATCGGCGAATATGAAATTGAAGGCACACGGGTAAAAGTACTCAACGGCTATTTTCCTCAAGGGGAAAACATTGCTCATGAAACGAAATATCCGGCCAAGCGGAAATACTATCTTGACCTGCAGGCCTATCTTGAAGATCAATGCGATCCAGACCAGCCTCTGGTCGTTATGGGCGACCTGAATATATCACCCGAAGATATCGATATCGGGATTGGCGAGCCCAATCGCAAACGTTGGCTGAAAACAGGCAAGGCGAGCTTCCAGCCTGAAGAAAGAGAATGGCTAGCCCGCCTGTTAAGCTGGGGATTGCAGGACACCTACCGTAAAATCAATCCAGATAGCGATGATCGTTTCAGTTGGTTTGATTATCGCAGCCGTGGGTTTGAAGCAGAGCCTAAACGCGGTTTGCGTATTGACGCCGTACTGGCCACGCAATCCCTGTTTGATCGTTGCAGTGATGCGGATATCGACTACGAAATTCGCGGCATGGAAAAACCTTCTGACCACGCCCCTATCTGGGCCCACTTCGACTAG
- the gorA gene encoding glutathione-disulfide reductase: MAEFDFDLFVIGAGSGGVRAGRMAAAMGVRVGMAEDRYLGGTCVNVGCVPKKLFVYGSHFSEEFENAAGFGWNVGKSSFDWPTLRDNKTKEIERLNGIYRNMLVNSGVNLIDGRAKIAGPNSVEVAGKVYTAERILIATGGWPYVPEFEGSEHVISSNEVFYLDEFPKRAIVVGGGYIAVEFAGIFAGLGAETSLIYRGDMFLRGFDQEVREFTAEEVAKKNVSLRFNNNIEKIEKLSDGSLLAHLTDGSTLAADTIMYATGRVPNVMDLGLDNIKLEQADNGAIVVNDQFETAEPSVYAIGDVIDRVQLTPVALAEGMALVRNLYDGQNQQVDYDLIATAVFCQPNIGTVGLSEEKSRELYTNVDVYKSTFRAMKHTISGSDEKTFMKMLVDRDSDKVLGVHMVGPDAGEIIQGIAVALKAGATKAVFDSTIGIHPTAAEEFVTMREPVS; encoded by the coding sequence GTGGCAGAGTTTGATTTTGATCTGTTTGTAATTGGTGCCGGTTCTGGCGGTGTGCGTGCCGGGCGTATGGCTGCAGCTATGGGGGTTCGCGTAGGTATGGCTGAGGATCGCTACCTGGGCGGTACCTGTGTCAACGTTGGTTGTGTACCAAAAAAATTATTTGTTTATGGTTCCCATTTCAGTGAAGAGTTTGAAAATGCGGCTGGTTTTGGCTGGAATGTTGGTAAATCCAGTTTTGACTGGCCAACTCTGCGGGATAATAAAACCAAAGAGATTGAACGCCTGAATGGTATCTACCGAAATATGTTAGTGAACTCAGGGGTTAACCTGATAGATGGCCGAGCAAAAATTGCCGGACCTAACAGTGTCGAAGTTGCCGGGAAAGTGTACACCGCTGAGCGGATATTGATTGCTACGGGCGGCTGGCCTTATGTGCCCGAGTTCGAGGGCAGTGAGCATGTCATTAGTTCAAACGAAGTGTTTTATCTAGATGAGTTTCCAAAGCGCGCAATCGTAGTAGGTGGTGGTTATATCGCCGTTGAGTTTGCCGGGATCTTTGCGGGTCTGGGTGCAGAAACTTCACTGATCTACCGCGGCGACATGTTCCTGCGAGGTTTTGATCAGGAGGTCCGTGAGTTTACCGCTGAAGAGGTTGCCAAGAAAAATGTCAGCCTGCGCTTTAATAACAATATTGAAAAGATTGAAAAACTGTCCGATGGATCGCTATTGGCGCATCTGACTGATGGCTCTACTTTGGCAGCAGATACCATCATGTATGCCACAGGTCGTGTACCCAACGTGATGGATCTCGGTCTGGATAATATCAAGTTGGAGCAAGCAGATAACGGTGCGATTGTTGTAAATGATCAGTTTGAGACTGCGGAGCCTTCGGTTTATGCCATCGGCGATGTGATTGATCGAGTTCAATTAACGCCGGTCGCTCTTGCTGAAGGGATGGCTCTGGTACGTAACCTTTACGATGGCCAGAATCAGCAAGTTGATTATGACTTGATTGCAACGGCAGTGTTCTGTCAGCCGAATATTGGTACCGTGGGGTTATCGGAAGAAAAAAGTCGTGAACTCTATACGAACGTTGATGTCTATAAATCTACGTTCAGAGCAATGAAGCACACTATCAGCGGTAGTGACGAGAAAACCTTCATGAAGATGTTGGTTGATCGTGATAGCGATAAAGTACTTGGGGTGCACATGGTTGGCCCCGACGCCGGCGAAATCATTCAGGGCATAGCGGTTGCTCTGAAAGCTGGCGCCACAAAAGCGGTATTTGATTCGACGATCGGTATTCACCCGACTGCGGCTGAAGAGTTTGTAACAATGCGTGAACCTGTGAGTTAA
- a CDS encoding DUF5610 domain-containing protein, with protein sequence MEIKSTQNQPAADANLATKQSQAVLDKDVQNRAILQASLDVSISSGNDSLALLYSSVVSELNQVLEADMGPSAIQKAYDSGVDMSPAATAERIVGLSANFFSSYQDQHPEMDYETQVRSFVELIAGGIDQGFSEARDILDGLQVLEGDIASNIDTTYDLVQEKLTALIDTLLNPEVSEGDTAVPE encoded by the coding sequence ATGGAAATCAAATCAACACAGAATCAACCAGCGGCAGATGCGAACCTGGCAACAAAACAATCCCAGGCTGTACTCGATAAAGACGTACAGAACAGGGCAATCCTCCAAGCCTCTCTGGATGTCAGTATATCTTCAGGTAATGATTCTCTGGCTCTGCTATACAGCAGCGTAGTCAGTGAACTCAATCAAGTGCTTGAAGCGGACATGGGACCTTCTGCTATACAAAAAGCTTACGACTCTGGGGTGGACATGAGCCCTGCAGCCACAGCGGAACGCATTGTCGGATTAAGCGCTAACTTTTTCAGCAGTTATCAGGACCAGCACCCCGAGATGGATTACGAAACTCAGGTACGCAGCTTCGTTGAGTTGATTGCTGGCGGTATAGATCAGGGTTTTAGTGAAGCCCGCGACATTCTCGATGGCTTACAAGTTCTGGAAGGTGATATCGCCTCTAACATTGATACCACTTATGATCTGGTTCAGGAAAAGCTAACCGCGCTGATCGATACATTGCTCAACCCTGAGGTAAGCGAAGGAGATACTGCAGTACCCGAGTAG
- a CDS encoding outer membrane lipoprotein-sorting protein, translating into MFKQLASIFSISLTMLFTTAVWAEDLTDVNVIINQATLAAYYQGDDGRSEARMVIEDAQGRKQQRQFTILRRDHEDGGDQQFLVVFSRPADVRNTVFLVEKHAQGDDDRWLYLPGLDLVKRISAGDKRTSFVGSHYFYEDVSGRNSDDDNHRLIETTEKYYLVENTPKDANSVEFSRYQVWIEKVSMLPVKIEYYDSSDKLYRRVEVLGTKEVQGIPTVTKSRVSDLISGASTTMEFRFIRYDMGMESSVFSERSLRNPPRQWLKRPE; encoded by the coding sequence ATGTTTAAGCAACTGGCTTCAATTTTTTCGATATCACTGACAATGCTGTTTACGACAGCGGTCTGGGCTGAAGATCTGACGGATGTAAATGTCATTATCAACCAGGCGACTCTGGCTGCCTACTATCAAGGCGATGATGGCCGTTCCGAAGCTCGGATGGTGATTGAGGATGCGCAGGGGAGAAAGCAGCAGCGCCAGTTTACTATTCTGCGGCGGGATCATGAAGATGGCGGCGATCAGCAGTTCCTCGTGGTATTTAGCCGACCAGCGGATGTTCGCAATACTGTTTTTCTGGTTGAGAAACATGCACAGGGTGACGATGATCGCTGGCTCTATCTGCCGGGACTTGATCTGGTGAAGCGGATCTCTGCCGGAGATAAACGTACCAGTTTTGTCGGTTCACACTATTTCTACGAGGATGTTTCAGGTCGTAATTCTGATGACGATAATCATCGGCTGATAGAAACGACAGAAAAGTATTACCTGGTAGAAAATACGCCTAAAGATGCTAATTCAGTCGAATTTAGCCGGTATCAGGTATGGATTGAGAAGGTCAGTATGTTGCCGGTGAAAATAGAGTATTACGACAGTAGTGACAAGCTCTATCGTCGGGTCGAAGTCCTGGGTACAAAAGAGGTGCAGGGAATTCCTACCGTGACAAAATCACGGGTGAGCGATCTTATCAGTGGTGCGAGCACGACCATGGAGTTTCGATTTATTCGCTATGATATGGGCATGGAAAGCTCTGTCTTTTCTGAACGTTCACTGCGCAATCCACCGCGTCAGTGGTTGAAGCGTCCAGAGTAA
- a CDS encoding universal stress protein has product MDIRKILVNVEQGRDCSLLLEKALRLAEGSGAKVELFRCCYNSSLRNSYLLDKESLIRAEHGYMHQAEAELEQLLEPFESLGIEVDLDVCWQRHHAEHIIRKVLRFEPDIVLHQVAQHSRLGHYIFDQSDWLLIRECPVPLLLLKQKAWSDGGHVAAAVDPFHECDSPAGMDTTILEWARRMVQTIEGDLKVVHSFNVLPHSAIFDEHLVTDFDGMQRKVREEHITALDHLLQPFGLSTESAAVCLKEKEAYQGLLEYVDEAHIDILVVGAVARGLLDRILVGSTVERILDQLHSDLLVVKPPGFESSIKE; this is encoded by the coding sequence GTGGATATCCGAAAAATTCTGGTCAATGTCGAGCAGGGGAGAGATTGCTCGTTGCTGTTGGAGAAAGCATTACGGCTGGCTGAAGGAAGCGGGGCCAAGGTTGAACTATTTCGATGCTGTTACAATAGCTCTTTACGAAACAGCTATCTGTTGGACAAAGAGTCTTTGATCAGAGCTGAACATGGTTATATGCATCAGGCTGAAGCTGAATTGGAACAGTTACTTGAACCTTTTGAAAGCCTGGGTATTGAGGTGGATCTGGATGTGTGTTGGCAGCGACATCATGCTGAACATATTATTCGCAAAGTACTGCGCTTCGAACCGGATATCGTTCTGCATCAGGTCGCACAGCACAGCCGGTTAGGGCACTATATCTTTGATCAGAGTGACTGGTTATTGATCAGGGAGTGTCCGGTACCTCTCTTGTTACTGAAGCAAAAAGCCTGGTCCGATGGCGGACATGTTGCTGCTGCGGTTGATCCCTTTCATGAATGTGATAGCCCGGCGGGAATGGATACAACTATTCTGGAATGGGCCCGGCGAATGGTACAAACTATTGAGGGCGATCTTAAAGTTGTCCATAGTTTCAATGTATTACCCCACTCTGCAATCTTTGATGAGCATCTGGTCACCGATTTTGACGGGATGCAGCGTAAAGTCAGAGAGGAGCATATAACGGCACTGGATCATCTGCTTCAACCTTTTGGCCTGAGCACAGAGAGCGCCGCGGTTTGTCTGAAAGAGAAAGAAGCGTATCAGGGCTTGTTGGAATATGTAGACGAAGCACACATTGATATATTGGTAGTAGGTGCTGTGGCCCGGGGATTATTAGATCGTATACTGGTGGGTAGTACTGTTGAGCGCATTCTGGATCAGCTGCATTCAGATTTGCTGGTGGTCAAACCCCCCGGGTTTGAGAGTTCGATAAAAGAATAA
- a CDS encoding ArsR/SmtB family transcription factor: protein MTPETLAMMKENSSKAAKLMKALGNESRLLILCYLDGKELSVTELNECLDLSQSALSQHLAVLRKDGLVNTRRESQTIYYSLSGDTATRIIHTLHEMFCPTV, encoded by the coding sequence ATGACGCCAGAAACGCTGGCGATGATGAAAGAGAACTCCAGTAAGGCTGCCAAACTGATGAAAGCCTTAGGTAATGAGAGTCGACTTCTGATTCTCTGTTATCTGGACGGGAAAGAACTTTCAGTGACCGAACTAAATGAGTGTCTGGACCTGAGCCAGTCAGCCCTGTCGCAACATTTGGCCGTTCTGCGTAAAGATGGCCTGGTCAATACTAGACGAGAGTCACAAACCATCTACTATTCTCTCTCAGGCGATACTGCCACGCGAATCATTCACACTCTACATGAGATGTTTTGCCCGACAGTCTGA
- a CDS encoding efflux RND transporter permease subunit, with the protein MLQSTLMNLAMNRPRWVFIGVILLAALAGFQIPSIQVDTDPENMLPHDNPARVFHDEVKQRFGLHDMIVVGVVNNSDKGVFNRESLSELKQLSDAIVQMDGVVGQDMMSLDRVDNIGQEAPGTIRFEWMMKSVPEDQAGIDQIRQSVERLPLLNNTLVSGDGEAAGIYIPIKQKSESYRIAGEIQSEIAQLSGNNQYYISGLPVAEDTFGVEMFIQMAISAPLAGLMIFILMWVFFRSFLLITAPMLVAMGSVIITMGLLIGQGYTVHIMSSMIPIFLMPIAVVDSVHILSEFADRYRPGDDPKKALADVLSHLFTPMLFTSITSAVGFASLAFTPIPPVQIFGLHVAFGIMLAFLLTITLVPAYIVSLSPQRMAQLQDHNIEEDDSSLLGRLLISTGRFSIARAKTLLVLFILILVGSGYGVAQIQINDNPVRWFKPDHPLRVADQVMNHHFPGTYNAFLVLDKKGDLESGLNQQLLARASEAGVDLQARLTGAAAADFTEYTNELVYLFDELSYEDSANENLWLSLIDMTEQAQINSKYFLTPEAVTYLDNLQSYLDQSDYIGKSNGLPTLLKTVYRELQGGETEFYRLPPSAAAAAQTVLSFQGSHRPDDLWHMVTPDYRSTTLWLQLSSGDNQDMSEVLALVEDYVEGNPLPQGVELNWAGLTYINVVWQDEMVNGMLNSLMGAFLMVLLMMMLLFRSVKIGLLSMLPLTVTILFIYGLIGLVGKDYDMPIAVLSALTLGLSVDFAIHFLERTRAIYRECGDWQQTVAEVYKGPSRAISRNAVVIAIGFTPLLFAPLVPYITVGFFLATIMAVSAAVTVMLLPAVMQLISNKDALFGVKPARKETHHV; encoded by the coding sequence ATGCTCCAATCGACACTGATGAATCTTGCCATGAATCGCCCTAGATGGGTTTTTATCGGGGTGATACTGCTGGCAGCGCTGGCAGGATTTCAGATACCGTCAATTCAGGTAGATACTGACCCGGAAAACATGCTGCCCCATGATAATCCCGCCAGAGTTTTTCATGACGAAGTGAAGCAGCGGTTCGGATTGCACGACATGATCGTTGTCGGGGTGGTCAACAACTCCGATAAGGGCGTGTTTAATCGGGAGAGTCTGTCTGAACTGAAGCAACTGTCTGATGCCATTGTGCAGATGGACGGGGTTGTCGGTCAGGATATGATGTCGCTTGATCGTGTTGATAATATAGGTCAGGAAGCGCCAGGCACGATCCGTTTTGAGTGGATGATGAAGTCTGTACCTGAAGATCAGGCTGGCATTGATCAAATTCGCCAATCGGTAGAACGGTTGCCTCTGCTGAATAATACGCTGGTTTCGGGTGATGGAGAGGCTGCTGGCATCTATATCCCCATTAAGCAGAAATCTGAAAGCTATCGAATTGCCGGAGAGATCCAGTCTGAAATAGCTCAGTTGAGCGGTAATAATCAGTATTACATCTCAGGCTTACCGGTGGCTGAAGATACTTTTGGCGTTGAGATGTTTATTCAGATGGCGATCTCAGCACCTCTGGCCGGACTCATGATCTTTATTCTGATGTGGGTCTTTTTCCGTAGCTTCCTTCTGATCACCGCACCGATGCTGGTGGCGATGGGCTCAGTTATTATCACGATGGGCTTGCTGATTGGGCAAGGATACACCGTGCATATTATGAGCTCGATGATTCCTATTTTTCTAATGCCTATCGCGGTGGTTGATTCGGTGCACATACTGTCTGAATTTGCCGATAGATATCGTCCGGGAGATGATCCGAAAAAAGCACTGGCGGATGTTTTAAGTCACTTGTTTACACCGATGTTGTTCACATCAATCACCTCTGCCGTTGGTTTTGCTTCGCTGGCTTTTACGCCGATTCCCCCGGTACAAATTTTCGGTCTGCATGTGGCGTTCGGTATTATGCTGGCATTCCTGTTAACGATTACCCTGGTTCCTGCGTATATTGTCAGCCTTTCGCCTCAGCGTATGGCTCAGCTGCAAGATCATAATATCGAAGAAGATGACAGTTCTTTGCTGGGTCGTTTGCTCATCTCTACGGGCCGTTTCTCTATTGCCCGCGCTAAAACGCTGTTGGTTTTATTTATCTTAATTCTGGTTGGCAGTGGTTATGGTGTGGCGCAGATTCAGATAAATGATAATCCGGTGCGCTGGTTTAAACCGGACCATCCCTTGCGGGTTGCTGATCAGGTGATGAATCACCATTTTCCGGGAACCTATAATGCGTTTCTTGTGCTGGATAAAAAAGGGGATTTGGAAAGCGGATTAAATCAGCAACTTCTGGCTCGCGCATCAGAAGCAGGCGTGGATTTGCAAGCCAGGTTAACGGGTGCTGCTGCGGCTGATTTTACTGAATATACCAATGAGCTGGTTTATCTTTTTGATGAGTTAAGCTATGAAGATTCTGCTAATGAAAATCTCTGGCTATCGCTAATTGATATGACTGAGCAAGCTCAGATCAACAGTAAATATTTCCTGACGCCTGAGGCAGTAACCTATCTGGATAATCTTCAAAGCTATCTGGATCAGTCTGACTATATCGGTAAGAGTAATGGTTTGCCTACGCTGTTAAAAACCGTATACCGCGAATTGCAGGGTGGTGAAACAGAGTTTTACCGACTACCGCCATCCGCTGCAGCGGCGGCGCAGACAGTCCTGAGCTTCCAGGGTTCGCACCGACCTGATGATCTGTGGCATATGGTGACTCCGGACTATCGTTCTACTACTTTGTGGCTGCAGCTTAGTAGTGGTGATAATCAGGATATGAGTGAGGTGCTGGCCCTTGTTGAAGACTATGTAGAAGGGAATCCTTTGCCTCAGGGGGTTGAGCTCAATTGGGCGGGACTGACTTACATCAATGTGGTTTGGCAGGATGAGATGGTTAACGGCATGTTAAACAGTCTGATGGGGGCCTTTTTGATGGTGTTGCTGATGATGATGTTGCTATTCCGTTCAGTCAAAATCGGCCTGCTATCAATGTTACCGCTGACGGTCACTATATTGTTTATATACGGGCTGATCGGACTAGTGGGTAAAGACTATGATATGCCGATTGCGGTTTTATCAGCGTTAACACTGGGCTTATCGGTAGATTTTGCGATTCATTTTCTTGAACGTACCCGGGCGATATATCGGGAATGTGGAGATTGGCAGCAGACCGTAGCTGAAGTATATAAAGGGCCTTCCCGGGCAATCAGTCGTAATGCGGTGGTTATTGCTATCGGCTTTACGCCCTTACTGTTTGCTCCACTGGTACCCTATATTACCGTTGGTTTCTTTCTGGCAACGATTATGGCGGTATCCGCAGCAGTGACAGTCATGCTGTTGCCTGCGGTGATGCAACTGATTAGTAACAAAGATGCTCTGTTTGGCGTAAAGCCAGCTAGAAAGGAGACTCACCATGTTTAA